In the genome of Xenopus laevis strain J_2021 chromosome 1S, Xenopus_laevis_v10.1, whole genome shotgun sequence, one region contains:
- the syt4.S gene encoding synaptotagmin-4 isoform X1, translating to MAPVTSSRDAFDEIPSMVGLVSGFGLVFTVSLFSWICCQRKSTKSNTTPPYKFVHVLKGVNIYPESLNSKKKFGADEKTELAPKSLISKTSLHLDLEKRDLNGNIPKANKVRSSPDLEDFSQPQLPEKDKDSISPESVKSNASILSVDKQDKLGTLFFAVEYNFEKKAFVVNIKEARSLPAMDEQSMMSDPYIKMTILPEKKHKVKTRVLRKTLDPAFDETFTFYGIPYSQVQDLVLHFIILSFDRFSRDDVIGEVCFPLLGIDLSDGRVLMNREINKRNVRKSAGRGELLISLCYQSTTNTLTVVVLKARHLPKVDVSGLSDPYVKVNLYHAKKRISKKKTHVKKCTPNAVFNELFVFDIPCEGLEDISVEFLVMDSDRGSRNEAVGRLILGSSADGTGGEHWKEICEHPRRQIAKWHMLCDG from the exons ATGGCTCCAGTCACAAGCAGCAGAGATGCTTTTG ATGAAATTCCTTCAATGGTTGGACTTGTCAGCGGGTTTGGACTTGTTTTCACTGTGTCTTTGTTCTCGTGGATTTGTTGCCAGCGTAAATCAACCAAATCCAACACAACGCCTCCGTACAAGTTTGTCCATGTGTTAAAAGGTGTCAACATATACCCTGAAAGCTTAAACAGCAAAAAGAAATTCGGAGCAGATGAAAAAACTGAACTAGCTCCCAAGTCTCTCATCTCAAAGACTTCACTTCATCTTGATCTTGAAAAAAGGGACTTAAACGGAAATATTCCCAAAGCCAATAAAGTCAGAAGTTCTCCAGACCTTGAGGATTTTTCACAGCCTCAATTACCAGAAAAAGACAAAGATTCCATTTCTCCTGAGAGCGTCAAGTCCAACGCTTCTATATTATCCGTAGACAAGCAAGATAAACTAGGAACCCTCTTTTTCGCTGTAGAGTACAACTTTGAGAAAAAGGCATTTGTAGTGAACATCAAAGAAGCCAGATCCCTTCCGGCAATGGACGAACAATCCATGATGTCTGACCCATATATAAAAATGACCATCCTTCCTGAGAAGAAACACAAAGTTAAAACTAGAGTGCTCAGAAAGACTCTCGACCCAGCCTTTGACgagacatttacattttatggaaTTCCTTACAGCCAGGTCCAAGATTTGGTTCTTCACTTTATCATCTTAAGCTTTGACAGATTTTCCAGAGATGATGTCATTGGTGAAGTCTGCTTCCCACTCTTGGGAATTGACCTGTCTGATGGCAGAGTGCTAATGAACCGGGAAATCAATAAAAGAAATGTCCGG AAATCAGCAGGACGTGGAGAGCTGCTTATCTCTCTTTGCTACCAGTCAACAACAAATACTTTAACTGTTGTTGTGCTTAAGGCTCGGCATTTACCAAAAGTTGACGTATCAGGATTATCAG ATCCGTATGTAAAAGTGAACCTTTATCATGCCAAGAAAAGAATTTCTAAAAAGAAAACTCATGTGAAGAAGTGCACCCCAAATGCAGTGTTCAATGAATTGTTTGTCTTTGACATTCCTTGTGAGGGCCTGGAAGATATAAGTGTTGAGTTCCTTGTCATGGATTCAGACAGAGGATCAAGAAATGAGGCTGTTGGTCGATTAATTCTGGGGTCTTCTGCGGATGGAACAGGTGGAGAGCACTGGAAAGAAATCTGTGAACATCCCAGGAGGCAAATTGCCAAGTGGCATATGTTGTGCGATGGTTAG
- the syt4.S gene encoding synaptotagmin-4 isoform X2, giving the protein MVGLVSGFGLVFTVSLFSWICCQRKSTKSNTTPPYKFVHVLKGVNIYPESLNSKKKFGADEKTELAPKSLISKTSLHLDLEKRDLNGNIPKANKVRSSPDLEDFSQPQLPEKDKDSISPESVKSNASILSVDKQDKLGTLFFAVEYNFEKKAFVVNIKEARSLPAMDEQSMMSDPYIKMTILPEKKHKVKTRVLRKTLDPAFDETFTFYGIPYSQVQDLVLHFIILSFDRFSRDDVIGEVCFPLLGIDLSDGRVLMNREINKRNVRKSAGRGELLISLCYQSTTNTLTVVVLKARHLPKVDVSGLSDPYVKVNLYHAKKRISKKKTHVKKCTPNAVFNELFVFDIPCEGLEDISVEFLVMDSDRGSRNEAVGRLILGSSADGTGGEHWKEICEHPRRQIAKWHMLCDG; this is encoded by the exons ATGGTTGGACTTGTCAGCGGGTTTGGACTTGTTTTCACTGTGTCTTTGTTCTCGTGGATTTGTTGCCAGCGTAAATCAACCAAATCCAACACAACGCCTCCGTACAAGTTTGTCCATGTGTTAAAAGGTGTCAACATATACCCTGAAAGCTTAAACAGCAAAAAGAAATTCGGAGCAGATGAAAAAACTGAACTAGCTCCCAAGTCTCTCATCTCAAAGACTTCACTTCATCTTGATCTTGAAAAAAGGGACTTAAACGGAAATATTCCCAAAGCCAATAAAGTCAGAAGTTCTCCAGACCTTGAGGATTTTTCACAGCCTCAATTACCAGAAAAAGACAAAGATTCCATTTCTCCTGAGAGCGTCAAGTCCAACGCTTCTATATTATCCGTAGACAAGCAAGATAAACTAGGAACCCTCTTTTTCGCTGTAGAGTACAACTTTGAGAAAAAGGCATTTGTAGTGAACATCAAAGAAGCCAGATCCCTTCCGGCAATGGACGAACAATCCATGATGTCTGACCCATATATAAAAATGACCATCCTTCCTGAGAAGAAACACAAAGTTAAAACTAGAGTGCTCAGAAAGACTCTCGACCCAGCCTTTGACgagacatttacattttatggaaTTCCTTACAGCCAGGTCCAAGATTTGGTTCTTCACTTTATCATCTTAAGCTTTGACAGATTTTCCAGAGATGATGTCATTGGTGAAGTCTGCTTCCCACTCTTGGGAATTGACCTGTCTGATGGCAGAGTGCTAATGAACCGGGAAATCAATAAAAGAAATGTCCGG AAATCAGCAGGACGTGGAGAGCTGCTTATCTCTCTTTGCTACCAGTCAACAACAAATACTTTAACTGTTGTTGTGCTTAAGGCTCGGCATTTACCAAAAGTTGACGTATCAGGATTATCAG ATCCGTATGTAAAAGTGAACCTTTATCATGCCAAGAAAAGAATTTCTAAAAAGAAAACTCATGTGAAGAAGTGCACCCCAAATGCAGTGTTCAATGAATTGTTTGTCTTTGACATTCCTTGTGAGGGCCTGGAAGATATAAGTGTTGAGTTCCTTGTCATGGATTCAGACAGAGGATCAAGAAATGAGGCTGTTGGTCGATTAATTCTGGGGTCTTCTGCGGATGGAACAGGTGGAGAGCACTGGAAAGAAATCTGTGAACATCCCAGGAGGCAAATTGCCAAGTGGCATATGTTGTGCGATGGTTAG